A part of Penaeus vannamei isolate JL-2024 chromosome 1, ASM4276789v1, whole genome shotgun sequence genomic DNA contains:
- the LOC113830503 gene encoding uncharacterized protein, whose protein sequence is MAVSIFLSLCASRSSTSTKFVPKFSETEPEYFFIHFERVAALHGWPEDKWVLLVHSAFVGRAQEVFSALDFVQSQCYNVVKQAVLNVYKRVPEAYRQDFRNYRKDSKQTFVEFIRQKQLLCQKWVESELDALEYDKLLELFVLEEVKKCMPVKVRSHIDERGLRTLAEVGKAADHFALTNPNYSCRSEPSFQSNQHNGKRMEYSSRRTGLPDTHRTVHTKSETGGDESRKVASRSENFSFCRYCKKHGHAINDCFRLTNKRSDNNKRIFHVSANMTTNRKSKYPCDKCGLSPFSITESKVVTPSFRPFCSTGFLSVDESCKSSSPVTILRDSAADISLVLKEAVPNPDYYTGEMVIINGLIGSKSIPICKVYLESKLIIGYINLGVVDNIPSDGISLLMGNDLVGDKVWLCPVVSPCPTEENNAVDLEREYPNLFPACAVTRSASRRSSPLTKALTFSTALPKESLIDIFTKDFTLADFFKSSDKDSDISASDNSNIVNFKDTPVTREKLIEEQYKDPELQTFYDRLTDTNDTSKIVHQIVIPKPLRTDVLNIAHDISGHLGVNKTYYKILAHFYWPKMKRDVGYYCQSCHICQVNGKPGDGIKPYPLQPIPVLTEPFSKIVIDCVGPLPKTKRVGLPTVVQSDQGSNFTSRLYEKVMKSLGIQQCRSTVYHPQSQGVVERFHYTLKTMIKAFCLETSSEWDEGIDLLLFSVRDSVQESLGYSPFQLIYGHEVRGPLKVLKECWLIEEDIPVAAYVNKFKHRLRTATSIANNHLGKAQAKMKEHFDKANNTEVRTFNEGDLVLALLPLPNQPLQSRYTGPFRILKRTSDINYVIETPKRRKENRHVHVKLLKKYHERGDIKDDVRNVSMVVPSNISNETCDNEYEELFSDVPRLCPLLEHDVETKEAQPVRQAPYRLNAEKRAFLQTEVQRLKEQGFISPSLSPWTSPIVLVPKSGGTYRL, encoded by the exons atggcggtgtccattttcctctctctatgcgcgtcgcggtcttcaacctctaccaaaTTTGTTCCTAAATTCAGTGAGACAGAGCCAGAGTACTTCTTCATTCATTTTGAGCGAGTTGCTGCCTTGCATGGTTGGCCCGAAGATAAGTGGGTATTGCTTGTACACAGTGCATTTGTTGGCAGAGCTCAAGAGGTTTTCTCAGCTCTGGATTTTGTACAGTCACAATGTTATAATGTAGTAAAACAAGCTGTTCTAAATGTTTATAAAAGAGTACCAGAGGCTTACAGACAAGATTTTCGAAATTATCGTAAAGATAGTAAACAAACCTTTGTTGAATTTATCCGCCAAAAGCAACTATTGTGTCAAAAATGGGTCGAGAGTGAACTTGACGCACTCGAGTACGATAAATTACTCGAGCTGTTTGTACTAGAGGAAGTTAAGAAATGTATGCCTGTAAAAGTTCGCTCTCACATTGACGAGCGTGGTCTGCGCACATTAGCCGAGGTCGGCAAAGCCGCCGATCATTTCGCTCTCACTAATCCTAACTACTCTTGCAGATCTGAGCCTTCATTCCAGTCTAACCAGCATAATGGTAAGAGGATGGAGTATAGTTCCAGGAGGACTGGACTGCCAGATACCCACAGGACTGTTCATACAAAGTCAGAAACAGGTGGTGATGAGAGTAGGAAGGTTGCTTCTCGCAGTGAGAATTTTTCTTTTTGCCGTTATTGCAAGAAACATGGTCATGCCATAAATGACTGTTTTAGATTGACAAATAAGCGTTCTGATAATAACAAACGTATCTTTCATGTCAGTGCTAATATGACGACAAATCGAAAATCGAAATATCCTTGTGATAAATGTggcctttcccccttttccattaCTGAATCTAAAGTTGTGACACCTTCATTTAGACCATTTTGTTCCACGGGATTCCTTAGTGTCGATGAGTCGTGCAAGTCGTCTTCCCCAGTCACTATTCTACGGGACTCGGCTGCAGATATATCACTGGTGCTCAAGGAGGCAGTTCCTAACCCTGACTACTATACTGGAGAGATGgttattattaatggactgatAGGATCCAAGAGTATACCCATATGTAAAGTCTACCTTGAATCTAAATTGATAATTGGTTACATAAATTTAGGTGTTGTTGATAATATACCAAGTGATGGCATTTCGCTCCTTATGGGCAATGATCTCGTTGGCGATAAGGTATGGCTTTGCCCTGTAGTTTCACCTTGCCCAACAGAGGAGAACAACGCCGTAGATTTAGAGAGGGAGTATCCCAATCTCTTTCCTGCATGTGCTGTCACCCGCAGTGCAAGTCGTAGGTCCTCCCCTCTTACCAAGGCGCTTACCTTCAGTACTGCATTACCCAAAGAGAGCCTTATTGATATATTCACCAAGGATTTCACCTTGGCAGATTTCTTTAAATCATCTGACAAAGATTCAGACATTTCTGCTTCTGATAATTCTAATATAGTAAATTTTAAGGACACGCCAGTTACTAGAGAAAAGCTCATTGAAGAACAATATAAAGATCCTGAGTTGCAAACATTTTATGATAGGCTTACTGATACAA ACGATACCAGTAAGATAGTACATCAGATTGTCATTCCAAAGCCCCTTCGAACTGATGTATTGAATATTGCACATGATATTAGTGGTCATTTGGGAGTCAACAAGACTTACTATAAGATTTTAGCTCATTTTTATTGGCCGAAAATGAAAAGGGATGTTGGTTACTATTGCCAGTCATGCCATATCTGCCAAGTGAACGGCAAGCCCGGAGATGGTATCAAACCATATCCCTTGCAACCTATCCCTGTGTTAACAGAGCCTTTCAGCAAAATAGTTATTGACTGTGTAGGTCCCCTTCCAAAGACTAAACGGG TTGGTCTGCCTACTGTAGTACAATCAGATCAAGGGTCAAATTTTACGTCCAGACTGTATGAAAAGGTTATGAAGTCCTTGGGTATACAGCAGTGCAGGTCCACCGTATATCATCCTCAGAGTCAAGGGGTAGTTGAAAGGTTTCACTATACTTTAAAGACTATGATTAAAGCCTTTTGTTTAGAGACTAGTTCTGAGTGGGATGAAGGAATAgatttgctgttattttcagtAAGGGACAGTGTTCAAGAGAGCCTTGGTTATTCTCCATTTCAATTAATTTACGGCCATGAAGTGCGTGGACCACTGAAGGTCTTAAAGGAGTGTTGGTTAATTGAAGAGGATATTCCAGTAGCTGCTTATGTGAATAAATTTAAGCATAGATTACGAACAGCTACCTCAATAGCTAATAATCATTTGGGTAAAGCTCAAGCTAAAATGAAAGAACATTTTGATAAAGCAAATAATACTGAAGTTAGAACCTTCAATGAGGGTGATTTAGTTCTGGCTTTGCTACCTCTTCCTAACCAGCCTCTTCAATCTCGCTATACGGGTCCATTTCGTATTCTAAAACGAACTAGTGATATAAATTATGTAATTGAAACACCTAAGAGGCGTAAGGAAAACCGTCATGTACATGTAAAACTCCTGAAAAAGTACCATGAACGGGGTGATATAAAGGATGATGTACGAAATGTTTCAATGGTTGTACCTTCAAACATCAGTAATGAAACTTGTGATAAT GAGTATGAGGAACTATTCAGTGATGTACCTCGTCTCTGCCCACTGTTGGAACATGATGTAGAGACTAAGGAAGCTCAGCCAGTACGTCAAGCTCCCTATCGCCTCAATGCAGAGAAGAGGGCATTCCTGCAGACGGAGGTTCAGCGCCTGAAGGAGCAGGGGTTCATTAGTCCCAGCCTGAGTCCCTGGACATCACCTATAGTCCTCGTTCCCAAGAGTGGCGGCACTTACCGTCTGTGA